One Amycolatopsis thermophila DNA segment encodes these proteins:
- the wzm gene encoding galactan export ABC transporter permease subunit Wzm/RfbD, producing the protein MQAISTVDQTSDDLARAAELPPLSDSRTFGRAVADIKEGLRERELWSHLGWQDIKQRYRRSVIGPFWITISQGVIALGLGLLYSQLFNMNIGTFLPYISAGFIVWAFIQGCLTEGMETFISNEGLIKQIKAPLTVYALRTVWRQTLMFAHNLIVIVVVVAIFFGNLAHGYSLTTESGHCTADTNLICHPGLGWYTLSAIPAFFLLAVNGLWVTLLLGIVSTRYRDLPQVINSLVQLLFYLTPIVWPIDQLKGGARQGVSWAEPIIKLNPIYHFVQILRAPLIGQAVSIWSWVAVGGITIVGWLLALVAMRNYRARVSYWV; encoded by the coding sequence GTGCAAGCCATCAGCACGGTCGACCAGACCAGCGACGACCTCGCCCGCGCGGCGGAGCTGCCGCCGTTGTCGGACAGCCGCACCTTCGGGCGCGCCGTCGCCGACATCAAGGAAGGCCTCCGCGAGCGCGAACTGTGGAGCCACCTCGGCTGGCAGGACATCAAGCAGCGCTACCGCCGGTCGGTGATCGGCCCGTTCTGGATCACCATCAGCCAGGGCGTCATCGCGCTCGGCCTCGGCCTGCTGTACTCGCAGCTGTTCAACATGAACATCGGGACGTTCCTGCCCTACATCAGCGCGGGGTTCATCGTCTGGGCGTTCATCCAGGGCTGCCTGACCGAGGGCATGGAGACGTTCATCTCCAACGAGGGCCTGATCAAGCAGATCAAAGCGCCGTTGACGGTCTACGCGCTGCGCACGGTGTGGCGCCAGACGCTGATGTTCGCGCACAACCTGATCGTCATCGTGGTCGTGGTCGCGATCTTCTTCGGCAACCTCGCGCACGGCTACTCGCTGACGACCGAGAGCGGGCACTGCACCGCGGACACGAACCTCATCTGCCACCCCGGCCTGGGCTGGTACACGCTCAGCGCGATCCCGGCGTTCTTCCTGCTGGCCGTGAACGGCCTGTGGGTGACGTTGCTGCTCGGCATCGTCTCGACCCGCTACCGCGACCTGCCGCAGGTGATCAACTCCCTGGTCCAGCTGCTGTTCTACCTGACCCCGATCGTCTGGCCGATCGACCAGCTCAAGGGCGGGGCGCGGCAGGGCGTCAGCTGGGCGGAGCCGATCATCAAGCTCAACCCCATCTACCACTTCGTCCAGATCCTGCGCGCGCCGCTGATCGGGCAGGCCGTCAGCATCTGGAGCTGGGTCGCCGTGGGCGGCATCACGATCGTGGGCTGGCTGCTCGCGCTCGTCGCCATGCGCAACTACCGGGCCCGCGTCTCCTACTGGGTGTGA
- the wzt gene encoding galactan export ABC transporter ATP-binding subunit Wzt/RfbE — protein sequence MVSIDVQNAYVDFPIFDAKTRSLKKKVLGKVGGKIGTESKVPIIEALQDITLSLREGDRVGLVGHNGAGKSTLLRLLSGIYEPTRGLARVEGKVAPVFDLGVGMDPEISGFENIMIRGLFLGMTRKQMEKRVDDIAEFTELGDYLAMPLRTYSTGMRVRLALGVVTTIDPEILILDEGIGAVDAAFLNKARDRLVDLVNRSGMLVFASHADDLLLELCTTAIWMDEGRMRMRGGLREVLTAYKGRDPFENISTETAARLEAAPVGQGGE from the coding sequence ATGGTCAGCATTGATGTGCAGAACGCCTACGTCGACTTCCCGATCTTCGACGCCAAGACGCGTTCGCTGAAGAAGAAGGTCCTCGGCAAGGTCGGCGGCAAGATCGGCACCGAGTCGAAGGTGCCGATCATCGAGGCGCTGCAGGACATCACCCTGTCGCTGCGCGAGGGCGACCGGGTCGGGCTGGTCGGCCACAACGGCGCCGGCAAGTCGACCCTGCTGCGGCTGCTGTCCGGCATCTACGAGCCCACGCGCGGCCTGGCCCGCGTCGAGGGCAAGGTCGCGCCGGTGTTCGACCTGGGCGTCGGCATGGACCCGGAGATCTCCGGCTTCGAGAACATCATGATCCGCGGCCTGTTCCTCGGCATGACGCGCAAGCAGATGGAGAAGCGGGTCGACGACATCGCCGAGTTCACCGAGCTGGGTGATTACCTCGCGATGCCGCTGCGGACCTACTCGACCGGTATGCGGGTGCGGCTCGCGCTCGGTGTGGTGACGACGATCGACCCGGAGATCCTGATCCTCGACGAGGGCATCGGCGCGGTCGACGCGGCGTTCCTCAACAAGGCGCGGGACCGTCTGGTGGATCTGGTGAACCGCTCCGGCATGTTGGTCTTCGCCTCGCACGCCGACGACCTACTCTTGGAGCTCTGCACGACGGCCATCTGGATGGACGAGGGCCGGATGAGGATGCGGGGCGGCCTGCGCGAGGTGCTCACCGCGTACAAGGGCCGCGACCCGTTCGAGAACATCAGCACGGAAACCGCCGCGCGGCTCGAAGCCGCGCCGGTGGGCCAGGGCGGGGAGTGA
- the glfT1 gene encoding galactofuranosyltransferase GlfT1, with translation MSGPEQAPMRPGGVAAVVVTRHRRDLLADSLKIIAAQTRPVDHLVVVDNGPDQPARDVVESFPGRYTYLPSHHNLGGAGGFALGILHALALGADWVWLADDDGRPADETVLSVLLEEAEKRGLAEISPMVTNINAPEKLAFPLRRGLTWKRSSSELGTDFLPGIASLFNGALFRSSTLDVVGVPDLRLFVRGDEVEVHRRLVRSGLPFGTSLRVSYLHPDGSDEFKPMLGGRFHAQDPDNEVKRYYTYRNRGYLLSQPGMRKIGALEILRFGLYFVGVKRDPGAFVQWLKLVRQGQRERFFRY, from the coding sequence ATGAGCGGTCCGGAGCAGGCTCCGATGCGACCGGGCGGCGTGGCGGCGGTGGTCGTCACGCGGCACCGCCGTGACCTGCTCGCGGACTCGCTGAAGATCATCGCCGCCCAGACCCGCCCGGTCGACCACCTCGTCGTCGTGGACAACGGCCCGGACCAGCCGGCGCGCGACGTCGTGGAGTCCTTCCCCGGCCGGTACACGTACCTGCCCTCGCACCACAACCTCGGCGGTGCGGGCGGGTTCGCGCTCGGGATCCTGCACGCGCTCGCGCTGGGCGCCGACTGGGTGTGGCTGGCCGACGACGACGGCCGCCCCGCGGACGAGACGGTGCTGTCGGTGCTCCTGGAGGAGGCCGAGAAGCGCGGTCTGGCCGAGATCTCGCCGATGGTCACCAACATCAACGCGCCGGAGAAGCTGGCGTTCCCGCTGCGGCGCGGGCTGACCTGGAAGCGCTCGTCGTCCGAGCTCGGCACCGACTTCCTGCCGGGAATCGCGTCGCTGTTCAACGGCGCGCTGTTCCGGTCGTCCACTTTGGATGTCGTCGGCGTGCCGGACCTGCGGCTGTTCGTGCGGGGCGACGAGGTCGAGGTGCACCGGCGACTGGTCCGGTCCGGGCTGCCGTTCGGGACGTCGCTGCGCGTGTCGTACCTGCACCCCGACGGGTCGGACGAGTTCAAGCCGATGCTCGGCGGGCGGTTCCACGCGCAGGACCCGGACAACGAGGTCAAGCGCTACTACACCTACCGCAATCGCGGGTACCTGCTGTCCCAGCCGGGGATGCGCAAGATCGGGGCGCTGGAGATCCTGCGGTTCGGCCTGTACTTCGTGGGGGTCAAGCGGGATCCGGGCGCGTTCGTGCAGTGGCTGAAGCTGGTGCGCCAGGGGCAGCGGGAGCGCTTCTTCCGCTACTGA
- a CDS encoding peroxiredoxin has product MTGFTNLPADLPVPEDDGAAAHLPGARVPPLELRATDGETVRLDALAGRTVVYAYPLTGRPGTDLPEGWDAIPGARGCTPEACAFRDHHEDLLAAGAAGVFGLSSQDSDYQREAVERLHLPFRLLADPALSLARALGLPTFETAGLTLYKRLTLIVRDGVVEHVFYPVFPPDEHAGQVLAWLRAHPG; this is encoded by the coding sequence ATGACCGGCTTCACGAACCTGCCCGCCGACCTGCCCGTCCCCGAGGACGACGGCGCCGCCGCGCACCTGCCGGGCGCGCGGGTGCCGCCCCTGGAGCTACGCGCCACCGACGGCGAGACCGTGCGCCTCGACGCGCTCGCGGGCCGGACGGTGGTCTACGCGTACCCGCTCACCGGCCGCCCGGGCACCGACCTGCCGGAAGGCTGGGACGCGATCCCCGGAGCGCGCGGATGCACCCCCGAGGCGTGCGCCTTCCGCGACCACCACGAGGACCTGCTCGCCGCCGGCGCGGCGGGCGTGTTCGGCCTGTCCAGCCAGGACAGCGACTACCAGCGCGAGGCCGTCGAACGGCTCCACCTGCCGTTCCGGTTGCTGGCCGATCCGGCGCTGAGCCTGGCTCGCGCGCTCGGCCTGCCCACCTTCGAAACAGCCGGTCTCACCCTCTACAAGCGGCTGACGCTGATCGTCCGCGACGGGGTGGTCGAGCACGTCTTCTACCCGGTCTTCCCGCCGGACGAGCATGCCGGGCAGGTGCTGGCCTGGCTGCGCGCCCACCCCGGCTGA
- a CDS encoding glycosyltransferase yields MAGKTAAGRPAAAKAKTNGAQAKEDQTTFAEHVPEGRLTAQRGLYAGPSPVVSKDLYSEVLEGVVNRGRDGVTLEPSARVSGNTYFGRFPASYWQRWTKVRQVRVEAVVSGAGQLAVRASDSEGEPRTIEAREVEGADQTVVAFDAKIDKFYDGGALWLDLETQAGQRLTVERVRWTVEPPAKIRPTAVTICTMNRADDCLKNLQALAGDLQSLDTLDAIYVADQGTDRVDSRDGFAQVAADLGDKLHYITQPNLGGAGGFTRGLYEVAGHTETEHANVLFMDDDVLLEPDLVVRMTAFSNLAANPIIVGGQMLNLLHPHQLHVGAEYARLNSLEPGVPVEHSLHTADLLGVDEETGKPNRQEKRLDAGYNGWWSCLIPYEVVKAVGYPMPFFFQWDDAEYSYRARAHGFPTVTLPGAGVWHADFHWKDWDEWHRYFNLRNSIITAALHSDFNLAVVCRTLMAQVVRYLLGMQYGLTHTLIKAVEDFLEGPSILEDGGVAAMQEIRAIRAQYPETKRHDATEVPGIASNDIGIINAAPRPALQRLILIKRVVDRLRGRSRFALGAVPSDEATWWHLALFDTAVVTDASQEGVRVRKYDRERMFELGKRAVKTLNRLRKEGHAVQEQYKRALPQLTSRENWKRLYRL; encoded by the coding sequence ATGGCCGGCAAGACTGCGGCGGGACGGCCTGCCGCCGCGAAGGCGAAGACCAACGGAGCCCAGGCGAAAGAGGACCAGACCACGTTCGCCGAACACGTTCCCGAGGGTCGCCTGACCGCCCAGCGCGGGCTCTACGCCGGCCCGTCGCCCGTCGTGTCCAAGGACCTCTACTCCGAGGTGCTCGAGGGCGTGGTCAACCGCGGCCGGGACGGCGTCACGCTGGAGCCGTCGGCGCGGGTCTCCGGCAACACCTACTTCGGCCGGTTCCCGGCCAGCTACTGGCAGCGCTGGACGAAGGTGCGCCAGGTGCGCGTCGAGGCGGTCGTGAGCGGCGCCGGCCAGCTCGCCGTCCGCGCCTCCGACTCCGAGGGCGAGCCGCGCACCATCGAGGCCCGCGAGGTCGAGGGCGCCGACCAGACCGTGGTCGCGTTCGACGCGAAGATCGACAAGTTCTACGACGGCGGCGCGCTGTGGCTGGACCTGGAGACCCAGGCCGGGCAGCGGCTGACCGTCGAGCGGGTGCGCTGGACGGTCGAGCCGCCGGCGAAGATCCGCCCGACCGCGGTCACCATCTGCACGATGAACCGCGCCGACGACTGCCTCAAGAACCTGCAGGCACTGGCCGGTGACCTCCAGTCGCTGGACACCCTGGACGCCATCTACGTCGCCGACCAGGGCACCGACCGCGTCGACTCGCGCGACGGGTTCGCCCAGGTCGCGGCCGACCTCGGCGACAAGCTGCACTACATCACCCAGCCCAACCTCGGCGGCGCCGGCGGCTTCACGCGCGGCCTGTACGAGGTCGCCGGGCACACCGAGACCGAGCACGCGAACGTCCTGTTCATGGACGACGACGTGCTGCTCGAGCCGGACCTGGTGGTCCGCATGACGGCGTTCTCGAACCTCGCGGCGAACCCGATCATCGTCGGCGGCCAGATGCTCAACCTGCTGCACCCGCACCAGCTGCACGTCGGGGCGGAGTACGCGCGGCTGAACTCGCTCGAGCCGGGCGTGCCGGTCGAGCACAGCCTGCACACGGCCGACCTGCTCGGCGTGGACGAGGAGACCGGCAAGCCGAACCGCCAGGAGAAGCGGCTCGACGCGGGCTACAACGGCTGGTGGTCGTGCCTCATCCCGTACGAGGTGGTCAAGGCCGTCGGCTACCCGATGCCGTTCTTCTTCCAGTGGGACGACGCGGAGTACAGCTACCGGGCGCGGGCGCACGGCTTCCCGACGGTCACGCTGCCCGGCGCGGGTGTGTGGCACGCGGACTTCCACTGGAAGGACTGGGACGAGTGGCACCGGTACTTCAACCTGCGGAACTCGATCATCACCGCGGCCCTGCACAGTGACTTCAACCTGGCCGTGGTGTGCCGGACGCTGATGGCGCAGGTCGTGCGCTACCTGCTGGGCATGCAGTACGGGCTGACGCACACGCTGATCAAGGCGGTCGAGGACTTCCTGGAGGGCCCGTCGATCCTCGAGGACGGCGGCGTGGCCGCGATGCAGGAGATCAGGGCCATCCGCGCGCAGTACCCGGAGACCAAACGGCACGACGCCACCGAGGTGCCCGGCATCGCGTCGAACGACATCGGGATCATCAACGCCGCCCCGCGCCCGGCGCTGCAGCGGCTCATCCTGATCAAGCGCGTGGTCGACCGGCTGCGCGGCCGCTCCCGCTTCGCGCTGGGCGCCGTGCCCAGCGACGAGGCCACCTGGTGGCACCTGGCGCTGTTCGACACGGCCGTGGTGACGGACGCGTCCCAGGAGGGCGTGCGCGTGCGCAAGTACGACCGCGAGCGGATGTTCGAGCTGGGCAAGCGCGCGGTGAAGACGCTGAACCGCCTCCGGAAGGAGGGCCACGCGGTGCAGGAGCAGTACAAGCGCGCCCTGCCGCAGCTCACCAGCCGCGAGAACTGGAAGCGCCTCTACCGCCTCTGA
- a CDS encoding GtrA family protein has product MVSTEPQEQAVTAKSPGLLGQLVRFAVIGGFCALLDLGTYTALRALGLDYAPWDTVARAISFIVGTTTAFFLNRKFTFSAGRKQGAGQVGSFVLLYGVTFFVAVGVNALMLHVLGEFRFKPTVAWVISQGTATAINFVMLKWVVFREEGVTDVSPESGA; this is encoded by the coding sequence GTGGTGTCTACGGAACCGCAGGAGCAGGCAGTGACCGCGAAAAGCCCCGGCCTGCTCGGCCAGTTGGTGCGATTCGCGGTCATCGGCGGGTTTTGCGCGCTACTCGATCTCGGTACCTACACGGCGTTACGGGCGCTCGGCCTTGATTACGCTCCGTGGGACACCGTCGCTCGCGCGATCAGTTTCATCGTCGGCACCACCACCGCCTTTTTCCTTAACCGGAAGTTCACGTTCTCCGCCGGCCGCAAGCAGGGCGCCGGCCAGGTCGGCAGCTTCGTCCTGCTTTACGGCGTCACGTTCTTCGTCGCCGTCGGCGTGAATGCCCTGATGCTGCACGTGCTCGGGGAGTTCCGGTTCAAGCCGACGGTCGCCTGGGTGATCTCCCAGGGCACCGCCACGGCCATCAACTTCGTGATGCTCAAGTGGGTTGTCTTCCGCGAAGAAGGTGTGACCGATGTTTCGCCGGAGTCCGGCGCGTGA
- a CDS encoding FAD-binding oxidoreductase encodes MNTTPHTERRTLTGWGRTAPTIADVLTTPDVETIARAVAQAGERGVIARGLGRSYGDPAQNAGGLVIDMTALNTIHSIDPDTGEVDLDAGVSLDQLMKAALPHGLWVPVLPGTRQVTIGGAIANDIHGKNHHSAGSFGNHVLSMDLVTADGRIRTLTPDGPESELFWATVAGIGLTGIIVRAKIRMKKTESAYFVVDADRTSNLDETLELFTNGSDLNYDYSMSVPDLINADSRLGRATFSRGSLARLDQLPPKLRANPLKFDAPQLMTLPDIFPNGLGNKLTFGMLNNVWQRTVPKGGARGKIQNLTQFYHPLDMLSEWNRAYGSKGFLQYQFSIPFGREDALKDLCRKIATSGHYSFLNVFKRMGEGNRAPLSWPSPGWMLSVDFPIKDGLGRFCTEMDEDVLAAGGRLYTAKDSRTTPETFAKMYPRLEEWRKVRQSVDPEGVFASDMSRRLEL; translated from the coding sequence GTGAACACGACACCGCATACCGAGCGGCGGACACTCACCGGGTGGGGTCGCACCGCCCCGACCATCGCTGACGTGCTGACCACGCCGGACGTCGAGACGATCGCCCGCGCGGTGGCGCAGGCCGGCGAGCGCGGCGTGATCGCCCGTGGCCTCGGCCGCTCCTACGGGGACCCGGCGCAGAACGCCGGTGGACTCGTCATCGACATGACCGCCCTGAACACGATCCACTCGATCGACCCGGACACCGGCGAGGTCGACCTGGACGCCGGGGTGAGCCTCGACCAGCTGATGAAGGCCGCGCTGCCGCACGGGCTGTGGGTTCCGGTGCTGCCCGGAACGCGCCAGGTGACCATCGGTGGCGCGATCGCCAACGACATCCACGGCAAGAACCACCACAGCGCGGGCAGCTTCGGCAACCACGTGCTGTCGATGGACCTGGTCACCGCGGACGGCCGGATCCGCACGCTGACCCCCGACGGCCCCGAGTCCGAGCTGTTCTGGGCCACGGTCGCCGGCATCGGCCTGACCGGCATCATCGTGCGCGCGAAGATCCGGATGAAGAAGACCGAGAGCGCCTACTTCGTCGTCGACGCGGACCGCACGTCGAACCTGGACGAGACGCTGGAGCTGTTCACCAACGGCTCCGACCTCAACTACGACTACTCGATGTCGGTGCCGGACCTGATCAACGCCGACAGCCGCCTCGGCCGTGCCACGTTCTCCCGTGGCTCGCTGGCCCGGCTGGACCAGCTGCCGCCCAAGCTGCGGGCGAACCCGCTGAAGTTCGACGCGCCGCAGCTGATGACGCTGCCCGACATCTTCCCCAACGGCCTGGGCAACAAGCTCACGTTCGGGATGCTCAACAACGTCTGGCAGCGCACGGTGCCCAAGGGCGGCGCGCGCGGCAAGATCCAGAACCTGACGCAGTTCTACCACCCGCTGGACATGCTGAGCGAGTGGAACCGCGCCTACGGGTCGAAGGGCTTCCTGCAGTACCAGTTCTCCATCCCGTTCGGACGCGAGGACGCGCTGAAGGACCTGTGCCGCAAGATCGCGACGTCCGGGCACTACTCGTTCCTCAACGTGTTCAAGCGCATGGGCGAGGGCAACCGCGCGCCGCTGTCGTGGCCGTCGCCGGGCTGGATGCTGAGCGTGGACTTCCCCATCAAGGACGGCCTCGGCCGGTTCTGCACCGAGATGGACGAGGACGTGCTGGCCGCCGGCGGGCGGCTCTACACCGCGAAGGACTCCCGCACCACGCCGGAGACCTTCGCGAAGATGTACCCGCGGCTGGAGGAGTGGCGCAAGGTCCGCCAGTCGGTCGACCCCGAGGGCGTGTTCGCGTCCGACATGAGCCGGAGGCTTGAACTGTGA
- a CDS encoding decaprenylphospho-beta-D-erythro-pentofuranosid-2-ulose 2-reductase, which produces MIDAVGNPQSLLLLGGTSDIALAIARKYLSEAPELRVVLAARASERRKQAAESLRAAGAEVSEVDFDAKDTASHPAVLDQAFAHGDIDVAVVAFGLLGDNEEAWQNHAVAVELATVNYTAAVSVGVALAERLKKQGHGTVIALSSVAGERVRRSNFVYGSTKAGFDGFYLGLGEALAPSGVKVTVVRPGQVKTKMTEGLGKAPLEQTAEQVADIAVDAARKGKELVWAPAPFRAVMSVLRHVPRPIFRKLPI; this is translated from the coding sequence GTGATCGACGCTGTTGGCAACCCCCAGTCGCTGCTGCTGCTCGGCGGCACCTCGGACATCGCGCTGGCCATCGCGCGCAAGTACCTGAGCGAGGCGCCGGAGCTGCGCGTCGTGCTGGCCGCGCGGGCCTCCGAGCGGCGCAAGCAGGCCGCGGAGAGCCTGCGCGCCGCCGGCGCCGAGGTGTCCGAAGTGGACTTCGACGCGAAGGACACGGCGTCCCACCCCGCAGTGCTGGACCAGGCGTTCGCGCACGGTGACATCGACGTGGCCGTCGTGGCGTTCGGCCTGCTCGGCGACAACGAGGAGGCGTGGCAGAACCACGCGGTCGCGGTCGAGCTGGCGACGGTGAACTACACCGCGGCGGTGTCGGTCGGCGTCGCGCTGGCCGAGCGGCTGAAGAAGCAGGGCCACGGCACGGTGATCGCGCTGTCCTCTGTGGCCGGTGAGCGCGTGCGGCGGTCGAACTTCGTGTACGGCTCGACGAAGGCCGGGTTCGACGGGTTCTACCTGGGCCTGGGCGAGGCGCTGGCGCCGTCCGGGGTCAAGGTGACGGTCGTGCGGCCGGGCCAGGTCAAGACGAAGATGACCGAGGGCCTGGGCAAGGCGCCGCTGGAGCAGACGGCCGAGCAGGTCGCCGACATCGCCGTCGACGCGGCCCGCAAGGGCAAGGAGCTGGTGTGGGCGCCGGCCCCGTTCCGCGCGGTGATGTCGGTGCTGCGCCACGTGCCGCGGCCGATCTTCCGCAAGCTGCCGATCTGA